A genomic window from Clostridia bacterium includes:
- a CDS encoding LCP family protein → MAQPEPLPSRRRWRPRRRFWWFTGTFLLAVLLAVTAGFGWLYSVITVPKSGGDPGVDPVSATPPPDRRINVVIMGHDVEVIRGHRQATRTDTIMVASFDPLYHEVDILSIPRDTRVQIPGRRGYDKINAAHAYGGPDLTVQTVSEFLGVPIDGYVDVGVEGFQKMVDILGGVDVYVPYNMNYDDPVQDLHIHIPKGNQHLDGYQAMGFVRERYHDPRGDFGRMDRQHEFIRAMVQKMMEPGSWPRVPKLMVTLARYVRTNLDASTMMKLAEIGHSAGSDGLVMTTLPTKDLWKNGVSYQEADAATLKKYVDRYVRGIDPERNAAVAVRVLNGTATPRLAASWAEVLRGMGYDVVAVGNAASADHRQTAIYAKEPGSVEAKALLRVLSDRWPGVQLYPASALDRADRTSPAPSEGSEAAQWTVTIVLGQDVSGAAGASASR, encoded by the coding sequence GCTGCCGTCCCGACGCCGGTGGCGGCCCCGACGCCGCTTCTGGTGGTTCACGGGCACATTCCTGCTGGCCGTGCTTCTGGCCGTCACGGCCGGTTTCGGCTGGCTCTATTCGGTGATCACCGTGCCGAAGTCGGGCGGTGACCCGGGCGTGGACCCCGTGAGCGCCACGCCGCCCCCGGACCGCCGGATCAACGTCGTGATCATGGGGCACGACGTCGAAGTGATCCGCGGCCACCGTCAAGCCACGCGGACGGACACGATCATGGTGGCGAGCTTCGACCCGCTGTACCACGAGGTCGACATCCTCTCGATCCCGCGCGATACCCGGGTGCAGATTCCCGGGCGCCGCGGCTACGACAAGATCAACGCCGCCCACGCGTACGGCGGGCCGGATCTCACGGTGCAGACCGTGAGCGAGTTCCTCGGCGTGCCCATCGACGGCTACGTCGACGTCGGCGTGGAAGGGTTCCAGAAGATGGTCGACATCCTCGGCGGGGTCGACGTCTACGTGCCCTACAACATGAACTACGACGATCCCGTCCAGGACTTGCACATCCACATCCCGAAGGGGAACCAGCACCTCGACGGGTACCAGGCGATGGGCTTCGTGCGCGAGCGCTACCACGACCCGCGCGGAGACTTCGGCCGGATGGACCGCCAGCACGAGTTCATCCGCGCCATGGTCCAGAAGATGATGGAACCCGGATCCTGGCCGCGCGTGCCGAAGCTCATGGTGACCCTCGCCCGGTACGTCCGCACGAACCTTGACGCGTCGACCATGATGAAGCTCGCCGAAATCGGGCACTCGGCGGGTTCGGACGGGCTCGTGATGACCACGCTGCCCACCAAGGACCTGTGGAAGAACGGCGTCTCCTACCAAGAGGCCGACGCCGCCACGCTGAAGAAGTACGTGGACCGGTACGTGCGGGGCATCGATCCGGAACGGAACGCCGCCGTGGCGGTGCGGGTGCTGAACGGGACGGCGACGCCGCGGCTTGCGGCGTCCTGGGCCGAGGTGCTGCGGGGCATGGGGTACGACGTCGTCGCGGTGGGCAACGCCGCCAGCGCGGATCACCGCCAGACGGCGATCTACGCGAAGGAGCCGGGTTCGGTCGAAGCGAAGGCGTTGCTGCGCGTGCTGAGCGACAGGTGGCCCGGCGTGCAGTTGTATCCCGCCTCGGCGCTCGACCGCGCCGACCGGACGTCGCCCGCGCCGAGCGAGGGTTCCGAGGCGGCGCAGTGGACGGTGACCATCGTTCTTGGGCAGGATGTGAGCGGCGCGGCGGGCGCGTCGGCCAGCCGCTGA
- the rsfS gene encoding ribosome silencing factor gives MGRLSQGVSPSLDARHAAERVAQLAADKKAKDVVVLDMSAVTIVADYFVIASAGNPTHARAVADAVAEAMSAAGQPFRHQEGYREGRWILQDYGGVLFHCFLEDVRRAFDLERLWGDAQRVAVLP, from the coding sequence ATGGGTAGACTGTCTCAGGGGGTGTCGCCTTCGTTGGATGCCCGGCACGCGGCGGAACGGGTCGCCCAGCTGGCAGCCGACAAGAAAGCGAAGGACGTCGTGGTGCTCGACATGTCGGCCGTCACCATCGTCGCCGACTATTTCGTCATCGCCAGCGCGGGGAACCCGACGCATGCCCGCGCCGTGGCCGACGCGGTCGCCGAGGCCATGAGCGCAGCCGGCCAGCCGTTCCGGCACCAGGAGGGCTATCGCGAGGGCCGCTGGATCCTGCAGGATTACGGCGGCGTGCTGTTCCACTGCTTCCTCGAAGACGTGCGCCGGGCGTTCGACCTGGAACGCCTGTGGGGCGACGCCCAGCGCGTGGCCGTGTTGCCTTGA